A part of Primulina eburnea isolate SZY01 chromosome 10, ASM2296580v1, whole genome shotgun sequence genomic DNA contains:
- the LOC140803651 gene encoding uncharacterized protein — translation MEMERDSTNLLNGGRRSWRRKGYTRLNSYSRRKRKLRMRVLKLGSGAANGSTSCWRFWRIKLAPPVELKLRFSPKKFILRMRDAYVDMMLRIASTRMIGNGFGRLPMKEYDEGMIAEIYKSIVAAQGPLVPPRGGVDRRG, via the coding sequence ATGGAAATGGAAAGGGACTCGACAAATTTACTCAACGGAGGAAGAAGGTCTTGGCGGAGGAAGGGATACACGCGGCTGAATTCCTATTCCAGACGGAAAAGAAAACTGCGAATGCGAGTGCTGAAACTTGGTTCCGGTGCTGCTAATGGATCTACCAGCTGCTGGAGATTCTGGAGGATCAAACTGGCGCCGCCGGTGGAGCTGAAACTCCGGTTCTCGCCGAAGAAATTTATACTCCGGATGCGAGACGCTTACGTGGATATGATGCTGAGAATCGCCAGCACGCGGATGATAGGGAACGGGTTCGGGAGGTTGCCGATGAAGGAGTACGACGAAGGGATGATAGCGGAGATCTACAAGTCCATTGTCGCGGCGCAAGGGCCGTTGGTGCCTCCGAGAGGCGGCGTTGATCGCA